Proteins from a genomic interval of bacterium:
- a CDS encoding sodium:calcium antiporter produces the protein MLWLGLALIAAGIVLLWLSADPFVVAAARLAHIWGVSPVLVGALVIGFGTSAPEMVVSAVAAVRGELAESVGNVVGSNAANLSLVLGVSAVISPVVGQLRTIRREGIITLVAMAAMMAAAWDDTLARWEGVLLVSGMAIATVCLLAWSRHDVKARVAVTSPGSVFDEMIEGTGDKAAPEIGRASMSIVGIVAGAWLLVEGGSQVADVYGLAGGFVGATIFALGTSLPELVTAVAAARRKANELVIGNLLGSNLFNSFLVVGVAGMVGAGPIGERRVWEHVMMMVIGVAVGIMAATRSRLGRSHGVVLLGLFGLFIAVVGTNATV, from the coding sequence GTGCTCTGGCTGGGTCTAGCTCTAATCGCCGCCGGCATCGTCCTGCTCTGGCTGTCCGCAGATCCGTTCGTGGTGGCGGCGGCCCGTCTGGCCCACATCTGGGGGGTCTCGCCGGTGCTGGTCGGAGCCCTCGTGATCGGCTTCGGCACCTCCGCCCCGGAGATGGTGGTGAGCGCGGTGGCGGCGGTCCGGGGGGAGTTGGCCGAGTCGGTGGGCAACGTGGTGGGTTCCAACGCCGCCAACCTGTCGCTGGTGCTAGGAGTCAGCGCGGTCATCTCGCCGGTGGTCGGGCAGTTGCGGACCATCCGCCGCGAGGGGATTATCACGCTGGTCGCCATGGCGGCGATGATGGCCGCTGCCTGGGATGACACGCTGGCCCGGTGGGAAGGCGTCCTGCTGGTGTCGGGCATGGCCATCGCCACGGTGTGCCTGCTCGCCTGGTCCAGGCACGACGTCAAGGCCCGGGTAGCCGTCACGTCCCCCGGCTCTGTATTCGACGAGATGATCGAAGGGACCGGCGACAAGGCGGCGCCGGAGATCGGACGCGCCTCCATGTCGATAGTGGGGATCGTGGCGGGGGCCTGGCTCCTTGTCGAGGGAGGCAGCCAGGTGGCCGATGTCTACGGGCTGGCCGGGGGGTTCGTGGGCGCCACCATCTTCGCCCTGGGAACCAGCCTGCCCGAGCTGGTGACCGCGGTGGCCGCCGCCCGGCGGAAGGCCAACGAACTGGTGATCGGCAACCTCCTGGGGTCCAACCTCTTCAACTCCTTCCTGGTGGTCGGGGTGGCCGGGATGGTGGGCGCCGGCCCGATCGGGGAGCGACGAGTCTGGGAGCACGTCATGATGATGGTGATCGGAGTTGCGGTGGGGATCATGGCCGCTACCCGATCCCGTCTGGGACGCTCCCACGGCGTAGTCCTGCTGGGGTTGTTCGGGCTGTTCATCGCGGTGGTCGGCACCAACGCCACGGTGTGA
- a CDS encoding TRAP transporter small permease subunit, whose protein sequence is MQAIGAFLDAIARTVVVVADTLTESCGWIARVLVAILIPVGFLNVFLRYVGRYTETQLVNNTWIEAQWYIYGVLFLLMFPYLLRHDGNVRVDFWYAERSERVKTRIDLVGHLVALAPFVTLAVWVSYKPVLDSWRIWEVSPDPGGLPRAPLKAMILAAFLLLGLQTIATLIRLAARLTGREIGIRERRSDAPLRIE, encoded by the coding sequence GTGCAAGCGATCGGTGCCTTTCTGGACGCGATCGCCCGGACTGTGGTAGTGGTGGCCGACACCCTCACCGAGAGTTGCGGATGGATCGCCCGGGTGCTGGTGGCGATCCTCATCCCGGTAGGTTTCCTCAATGTCTTCCTGCGCTACGTCGGGCGCTATACCGAGACCCAGTTGGTGAACAACACGTGGATCGAGGCGCAGTGGTACATATACGGAGTCCTCTTCCTCCTCATGTTCCCCTACCTGCTGCGTCACGACGGGAACGTGCGGGTCGACTTCTGGTATGCCGAACGTTCCGAGAGGGTGAAGACCAGGATCGACCTGGTCGGCCACCTGGTCGCCCTGGCGCCTTTCGTCACCCTGGCCGTTTGGGTGTCATACAAGCCGGTACTGGACTCCTGGCGCATCTGGGAGGTCTCGCCCGATCCGGGTGGCCTGCCGCGGGCGCCGCTCAAGGCGATGATCCTGGCGGCTTTCCTGTTGCTGGGCCTCCAGACGATCGCCACCCTCATCCGGCTTGCGGCTCGCCTGACCGGCAGGGAGATCGGCATACGGGAAAGGCGCTCTGACGCGCCGCTGAGGATCGAGTAA
- a CDS encoding LLM class F420-dependent oxidoreductase, whose product MSHPVRISVQIRPQHGDYRDIRAAAVRAEEMGVDMVFNWDHFFPLYGDPDGKHFECWTMLASFAEVTERVEIGALVTCYSYRNAHLLADMARTVDHISEGRLVLGLGAGWCEKDYSEYEYPFGTGGTRLRDFESGLYRITKRLRLLNPPPVRDIPMLIGGMGEKHTLRLAGRYADIWHGFGGPETLTRKNRILDKWCREAGRDPAEVERAIEVEDPRDIHRADGLLAAGATLITLSINGPRYDLSAVPDWLDWRDTCNAARQGG is encoded by the coding sequence ATGAGCCATCCCGTCAGGATCTCGGTGCAGATCCGCCCCCAACACGGCGACTACCGGGACATCAGGGCGGCCGCCGTCCGGGCCGAGGAGATGGGCGTGGACATGGTGTTCAACTGGGACCACTTCTTCCCTCTGTACGGGGATCCGGACGGCAAGCACTTCGAGTGCTGGACCATGCTCGCCTCGTTCGCCGAGGTGACCGAGCGGGTCGAGATCGGCGCCCTGGTCACCTGCTACTCCTACCGCAATGCCCACCTGCTGGCCGACATGGCCCGCACCGTGGACCACATCAGCGAGGGTCGCCTCGTCCTGGGCCTCGGCGCAGGATGGTGCGAGAAGGACTACAGCGAATACGAGTACCCGTTCGGCACCGGCGGGACCCGGCTCCGGGACTTCGAATCCGGTCTGTACCGCATCACCAAGCGCCTCCGGCTCCTCAACCCTCCCCCGGTGCGGGATATTCCCATGCTGATCGGCGGCATGGGCGAGAAGCACACCCTGCGGCTCGCAGGTCGTTACGCCGACATCTGGCACGGCTTCGGCGGTCCCGAGACGCTCACCCGCAAGAACCGAATCCTTGACAAGTGGTGCCGCGAGGCAGGACGTGACCCGGCCGAGGTGGAGCGGGCGATCGAGGTCGAGGATCCGCGGGACATCCACCGCGCCGACGGACTCCTGGCGGCCGGGGCCACCCTGATAACGCTGTCGATCAACGGCCCCCGCTACGACCTGTCGGCAGTCCCCGACTGGCTTGACTGGCGGGACACTTGCAACGCCGCCCGACAAGGGGGTTGA
- a CDS encoding Fic family protein has product MNRPVVYLDLEDLLYLAGMLLGNPPPVREVGLLGAAVARPQTTVFGDEAYPDLWTKAGALLQSIVKGHPLVDGNKRLGWLATATFLEINGVAVTAIPNDDVYEFLVATASGSDDVDRLAAGLRRLVASI; this is encoded by the coding sequence ATGAACCGTCCGGTCGTCTATCTCGACCTCGAGGACCTCTTGTACCTGGCCGGGATGCTGCTGGGGAACCCACCGCCCGTTCGTGAGGTGGGCCTGCTCGGCGCCGCGGTAGCGCGGCCCCAAACGACCGTATTCGGCGATGAAGCGTATCCGGACCTCTGGACAAAGGCCGGGGCCCTTCTGCAGTCGATCGTGAAGGGACATCCGCTGGTGGATGGGAACAAACGCCTCGGTTGGCTGGCCACCGCCACGTTCCTGGAGATAAACGGTGTCGCCGTGACAGCGATCCCGAACGACGATGTCTACGAATTCTTGGTGGCCACGGCCTCAGGCTCGGACGATGTCGATCGGTTAGCAGCGGGCCTTCGGCGACTAGTTGCGTCGATCTGA
- a CDS encoding thiolase family protein, giving the protein MPDVFIVDACRTPMGRLGGQLAAVRPDDLAAHVIRSLLERNPGLTPEMVGDVVWGAANQAGEDNRNVGRMAALLGGLGIETPGQTVNRLCGSSLQAVITASHSLMAGWGDVMIAGGSESMSRAPFVVTKPERAYGVGAPQMVDTVLGWRLINRRMQAAYPPLSLGETAETVASAYGVTRHQQDSFSLTSHRRAVAAQESGLFDAEIVPIEAPAGPKGRTMALIEHDEGPRPDTSLEALARLRPVFVEGGTVTAGNSSPMNDGAAGLILATAAGLERTGLAPMARLVSSAAAGVHPDVMGIGPVPASRMALARAGLNVSDLDLVELNEAFAAQAVACRDELGLDPDRINVNGGAIALGHPLGCSGARIVTTLVHELARRRGRYGLATMCIGVGQGIALVVERA; this is encoded by the coding sequence ATGCCGGATGTTTTCATAGTTGACGCCTGCCGGACCCCGATGGGTCGCCTGGGTGGTCAACTGGCTGCAGTCCGGCCCGACGATCTGGCCGCCCACGTGATCCGCTCGCTCTTGGAGCGTAACCCGGGCCTTACCCCCGAGATGGTCGGGGACGTGGTCTGGGGCGCGGCCAACCAGGCCGGAGAGGACAACCGCAACGTTGGCCGGATGGCGGCGCTCCTGGGCGGCCTCGGTATCGAGACGCCCGGCCAGACCGTGAACCGGCTGTGCGGTTCGAGCCTTCAGGCGGTGATTACCGCCTCCCACTCGCTCATGGCGGGATGGGGAGATGTGATGATCGCAGGGGGCTCCGAGTCGATGAGCCGGGCGCCCTTCGTGGTGACCAAGCCGGAGCGGGCCTACGGGGTGGGAGCCCCGCAGATGGTCGACACCGTACTGGGATGGCGGCTGATCAACCGCCGGATGCAGGCCGCCTACCCGCCGCTCAGCCTGGGCGAGACCGCCGAGACGGTGGCCTCGGCCTACGGCGTCACCCGCCACCAACAGGACAGCTTCTCGCTGACCAGCCACCGGAGGGCGGTCGCCGCACAGGAGTCGGGCCTTTTCGACGCCGAGATCGTTCCCATCGAGGCGCCCGCCGGGCCCAAGGGGCGAACTATGGCGCTGATCGAACATGATGAGGGCCCGAGACCGGATACCTCCCTGGAAGCCCTGGCCAGGCTCCGGCCCGTCTTCGTCGAGGGAGGCACGGTCACAGCCGGCAATTCATCCCCGATGAACGACGGGGCCGCCGGCCTGATCCTCGCAACGGCCGCCGGGCTGGAGCGGACCGGGCTGGCCCCGATGGCCCGCCTGGTGTCGTCGGCGGCGGCCGGGGTGCACCCGGACGTGATGGGGATCGGCCCGGTTCCGGCCTCCCGCATGGCGCTGGCGCGAGCCGGCCTTAACGTGTCCGACCTCGACCTGGTGGAACTGAACGAAGCCTTCGCCGCCCAGGCCGTGGCCTGCCGCGATGAGTTGGGCCTGGATCCGGACCGGATCAACGTCAACGGCGGGGCCATAGCCCTGGGCCACCCGCTCGGGTGCTCGGGCGCGCGCATCGTCACGACCCTGGTGCACGAACTGGCCCGCCGCCGGGGGCGCTATGGCCTGGCAACGATGTGCATAGGAGTCGGCCAGGGAATCGCTCTCGTCGTCGAGCGGGCGTAG
- a CDS encoding TRAP transporter large permease subunit — protein MGAEWIAMIMFAVFLVLLLVGYPVAFSFAGTAVIFGAIGLLLGEFDLNRLIILFSRWFKAVDNFTLLAVPFFVFMGAILEKSGLAERMLTTIGMALGRLKGGLGLTVVIVGAMLAAATGVVAATVIVMGLLSLPTMVRYGYDHRLATGLITASGTLAQLLPPSLVLILLAQVVGVSVGDLFLGAMVPGLMLATIYGLWVIFKAYTKEGVAPALPEEARTIRGLALVGELLIAVVPILLLILAVLGSIFTGIATPTEAGAVGATAAVVLAALNRNMKMPVLAGATRSTAHITGLVLMILFCSTFFQLVFDQLGGQRLAQEILTGLPGGFWGFIIIANIAVFLLGINLEFIEITFIVMPIFVPAIRVLHELGETPFETLPSLMIWFTVMIAINLNMAFISPPVGFSLFYLQSVAPPEVKTLDIHRGALPFMALQGVALILVMVFPATVLWLPSVVG, from the coding sequence ATGGGCGCGGAATGGATCGCCATGATCATGTTCGCCGTCTTCCTGGTGCTGTTGCTGGTGGGCTACCCGGTGGCCTTCTCGTTCGCCGGTACGGCCGTCATCTTCGGGGCCATCGGCCTCCTCTTGGGCGAGTTCGACCTGAACCGCCTGATCATCCTGTTCAGCCGCTGGTTCAAGGCGGTGGACAACTTCACGCTGCTGGCGGTGCCCTTCTTCGTGTTCATGGGGGCGATCCTCGAGAAATCGGGGCTGGCGGAGCGCATGCTCACCACCATCGGGATGGCGCTGGGCCGGCTCAAGGGAGGTCTGGGGCTGACCGTGGTGATAGTCGGAGCCATGCTGGCGGCGGCCACCGGCGTGGTGGCGGCCACCGTGATCGTCATGGGCCTCCTGTCCCTTCCCACCATGGTGCGCTACGGGTACGACCACCGGCTCGCCACCGGCCTCATCACCGCCTCGGGCACCCTGGCCCAGTTGCTCCCGCCCTCGCTGGTCCTGATCCTGCTGGCCCAGGTGGTAGGTGTATCGGTGGGCGACCTGTTCCTGGGGGCGATGGTCCCCGGGTTGATGCTGGCCACCATCTACGGCCTCTGGGTGATCTTCAAGGCCTACACCAAGGAGGGGGTGGCGCCGGCCCTTCCCGAGGAGGCGCGCACTATCCGCGGCCTGGCCCTGGTGGGCGAGTTGCTGATCGCGGTGGTGCCCATCCTCCTCCTGATCCTGGCCGTGCTCGGGTCGATCTTCACGGGAATCGCCACGCCGACCGAGGCCGGCGCGGTGGGGGCCACCGCCGCGGTTGTCCTGGCCGCCCTGAACCGGAACATGAAGATGCCGGTTCTGGCAGGCGCCACCCGTTCGACCGCCCACATCACCGGTCTGGTGCTGATGATCCTGTTCTGCTCGACCTTCTTCCAGCTGGTCTTCGACCAGCTCGGAGGCCAGCGGCTGGCCCAGGAGATACTCACCGGCCTGCCGGGCGGTTTCTGGGGATTCATCATCATCGCCAACATCGCGGTGTTCCTGCTCGGCATCAACCTGGAGTTCATCGAGATCACCTTCATCGTCATGCCGATCTTCGTCCCGGCGATCCGGGTGCTTCACGAGCTGGGGGAAACGCCCTTCGAGACCCTTCCTTCCCTGATGATCTGGTTCACGGTGATGATCGCCATCAACCTCAACATGGCCTTCATCTCACCGCCGGTCGGGTTCTCCCTGTTCTACCTCCAGAGCGTGGCTCCACCCGAGGTCAAGACGCTCGACATCCACCGGGGCGCCCTTCCCTTCATGGCCCTCCAGGGCGTGGCGCTCATCCTGGTTATGGTGTTCCCCGCCACCGTCCTCTGGCTGCCATCGGTGGTCGGCTGA
- a CDS encoding ribbon-helix-helix protein, CopG family yields the protein MAMTLRLTEDEHTALQERAATEGISMQEAARRAVRDYVLRGQHRERVSAAARRVMEAHADALRRLGE from the coding sequence ATGGCCATGACCCTTCGCCTGACCGAAGACGAGCACACGGCGCTGCAGGAACGCGCCGCGACTGAGGGGATCTCCATGCAGGAGGCTGCGCGGCGGGCTGTCAGGGACTACGTCCTGAGGGGACAGCATCGAGAACGGGTGTCCGCCGCTGCCCGGCGCGTGATGGAGGCCCACGCCGACGCGCTCAGACGCCTGGGTGAATGA